A section of the Leminorella richardii genome encodes:
- the ubiU gene encoding ubiquinone anaerobic biosynthesis protein UbiU codes for MELLCPAGNLPALKAAIDNGADAVYIGFKDDTNARHFAGLNFTDSKLAEAVDYVHRRGRKLHVAINTFAHPDGFSRWQRAVDQAADIGADALILADIAMLEYASERHPQLERHVSVQASTTNEEAIKFYQRNFDVARVVLPRVLSMHQVKQLARVSPVPLEVFAFGSLCIMSEGRCYLSSYLTGESPNTVGACSPARFVRWQQTPQGLESRLNDVLIDRYQDGENAGYPTLCKGRYRVDGTLYHPLEEPTSLNTLELLPDLLAANIASVKIEGRQRSPAYVSQVAKVWRQAIDRCLADPQGFTVEPAWNETLGAVSEGTQTTLGAYHRQWQ; via the coding sequence ATGGAACTGCTCTGCCCCGCCGGTAACCTACCGGCACTCAAAGCGGCGATCGATAACGGCGCCGACGCAGTCTATATCGGCTTTAAAGACGACACTAATGCCCGCCACTTTGCGGGGCTAAACTTCACAGACAGCAAACTGGCTGAAGCAGTGGACTACGTTCACCGTCGCGGCCGCAAGCTGCACGTGGCGATCAACACCTTCGCCCATCCGGACGGCTTCTCCCGCTGGCAGCGGGCAGTCGATCAGGCTGCTGACATCGGCGCAGACGCGCTGATTCTGGCAGACATTGCCATGCTGGAATACGCCAGCGAACGGCATCCGCAACTAGAGCGCCACGTATCGGTGCAGGCCTCCACCACCAACGAAGAAGCCATTAAGTTCTATCAGCGCAACTTTGACGTCGCTCGCGTGGTGTTACCCCGCGTGCTGTCCATGCATCAGGTCAAACAGCTCGCCCGCGTCAGCCCGGTTCCGCTGGAAGTGTTCGCCTTCGGCAGCCTGTGCATTATGTCTGAAGGCCGCTGTTATCTTTCTTCTTACCTGACCGGCGAATCACCCAACACCGTTGGCGCCTGTTCACCGGCTCGCTTTGTTCGCTGGCAGCAAACGCCACAGGGGCTGGAATCTCGCCTTAACGACGTGCTGATCGACCGCTATCAGGACGGAGAAAACGCAGGCTACCCAACCCTGTGCAAAGGCCGCTATCGGGTGGACGGCACGCTTTATCATCCGCTGGAAGAACCTACCAGCCTCAATACTCTTGAACTGCTGCCGGACTTGCTGGCCGCCAACATTGCCTCGGTGAAAATAGAAGGGCGTCAGCGCAGCCCAGCTTACGTGAGTCAGGTGGCAAAAGTGTGGCGGCAGGCAATTGACCGCTGCCTAGCGGATCCGCAAGGCTTTACGGTAGAGCCAGCGTGGAATGAAACTCTCGGAGCCGTCTCGGAAGGTACCCAAACCACCCTAGGCGCTTACCATCGTCAGTGGCAGTAG
- a CDS encoding DUF2251 domain-containing protein: protein MTIYVTAQDELIVGSEIAVESNAPEGDLAAVFEDDGDTGYFYALDYSVEGNPIQDAVHIYNAEDVTDGEKPSEVKIGWSEDSRKCVLLINGYPHGAFNFDTKRGYCRTGFPDSIGEWSKEGHQWDDAVDRFFYTEQ, encoded by the coding sequence ATGACGATTTACGTCACTGCACAGGATGAGCTTATCGTCGGCAGTGAGATAGCTGTAGAAAGCAATGCACCAGAAGGCGACTTGGCCGCCGTTTTTGAAGACGACGGCGACACCGGCTATTTTTACGCGCTCGACTATTCCGTTGAGGGTAATCCCATTCAGGACGCGGTTCACATCTATAACGCTGAAGACGTTACCGACGGTGAGAAGCCTTCTGAGGTGAAAATAGGCTGGTCAGAAGATAGCCGTAAGTGCGTGCTGCTCATTAACGGCTATCCGCACGGCGCATTCAACTTCGATACCAAACGCGGCTACTGTCGAACCGGTTTTCCTGATTCTATCGGCGAATGGTCTAAGGAAGGCCACCAGTGGGACGACGCTGTCGATCGCTTTTTCTATACCGAGCAGTAG
- a CDS encoding U32 family peptidase has protein sequence MKYALGPLLYYWPKTDTEAFYRAAAESSADVIYLGETVCSKRRDMKSADWLAMAKELSQSGKQIVLSTLVLLEAPSELNELKRYVENGDFLIEANDFAAVNMAAERNLPFVAGPALNCYNAYALRLLLKQGMTRWCMPVELSRDWLANLLVQCEELDIRNRFEVEVFSYGNLPLAYSARCFTARSENRAKDECETCCINYPNGREVISQEDQRVFVLNGIQTQSGYCYNLGNNLKEMAGLVDVVRLSPMGLDTLALVDDFRRNEQGEAPLQLQDQVDCNGYWLRVAGLELIEA, from the coding sequence ATGAAATACGCACTGGGTCCACTGCTGTACTATTGGCCTAAAACCGACACCGAAGCCTTCTACCGAGCGGCAGCCGAAAGCAGCGCTGACGTGATTTATCTGGGTGAAACGGTGTGCAGCAAGCGCCGCGATATGAAGTCCGCAGACTGGCTGGCGATGGCAAAAGAGCTGTCGCAGTCCGGCAAGCAGATCGTACTGTCCACGCTAGTGCTGCTGGAAGCGCCGTCAGAGCTGAACGAGCTTAAGCGCTACGTTGAAAACGGCGATTTTCTGATTGAAGCGAATGACTTTGCCGCGGTCAACATGGCTGCGGAAAGAAACCTACCCTTTGTTGCAGGACCCGCCCTAAACTGCTACAACGCCTACGCGCTGCGCCTGCTGTTAAAACAGGGCATGACGCGCTGGTGCATGCCGGTAGAGCTTTCCCGCGACTGGCTGGCTAACCTGCTGGTTCAGTGTGAAGAACTGGATATCCGCAATCGCTTTGAAGTGGAAGTCTTCAGCTACGGCAACCTGCCGCTGGCCTACTCTGCCCGCTGCTTTACCGCCCGCTCGGAAAACCGCGCCAAGGACGAATGCGAAACCTGCTGCATTAACTACCCGAACGGCAGAGAGGTGATTTCTCAGGAAGACCAGCGGGTGTTTGTGCTTAACGGCATCCAGACGCAAAGCGGCTACTGCTATAACCTCGGCAATAACCTGAAAGAGATGGCTGGGCTGGTTGACGTGGTTCGGCTGTCCCCCATGGGGCTCGACACGCTAGCGCTGGTTGACGACTTCCGCCGAAACGAACAGGGAGAAGCTCCGCTACAACTTCAAGATCAAGTTGACTGCAACGGCTACTGGCTACGCGTTGCGGGGCTGGAGCTGATTGAAGCATAG
- a CDS encoding GIY-YIG nuclease family protein encodes MEHDAPAASSAIWHLYIIETSSGRLYTGITVDIERRFKQHQSGKGAKALRGAGELKMVYQCRIGEHSLALRLEYRLKQLNRRQKERLVLDQPSLAELSCLLGCEL; translated from the coding sequence GTGGAACACGATGCTCCGGCCGCTTCGTCGGCCATCTGGCACCTGTATATCATAGAAACCAGCAGCGGCAGGCTATACACCGGCATTACTGTGGATATTGAGCGTCGGTTTAAACAGCACCAAAGCGGGAAAGGCGCCAAGGCGCTGCGGGGCGCAGGCGAGCTCAAGATGGTTTATCAGTGCCGTATCGGCGAACACTCGCTGGCACTCAGGTTGGAATATCGCCTCAAGCAGCTTAACCGCAGGCAAAAAGAAAGGCTGGTACTTGACCAGCCTTCTCTTGCTGAACTTTCTTGCCTGTTAGGCTGCGAGCTTTAA
- the ubiT gene encoding ubiquinone anaerobic biosynthesis accessory factor UbiT, whose protein sequence is MLAQLRARLVRQGPSFLRLPIKLTPFALQKQVLQQVLSWQFKQALAEGELDFLEDRWLKVEVRDLELRWFVTVRGGTLLVSENQQEDVSFSGEANDLVLIAARKQDPDTLFFQRRLVIEGDTELGLYVKNLMDSIDLDSMPAPLRIGLMQLAEFVEAGLKEGGEATSHASVSC, encoded by the coding sequence GTGTTAGCACAGTTAAGAGCGCGTTTGGTCCGTCAGGGACCGTCTTTTCTTCGTTTACCCATTAAGTTAACGCCGTTTGCTCTGCAAAAGCAGGTTTTGCAACAGGTGTTAAGCTGGCAGTTTAAGCAGGCGCTGGCGGAAGGGGAGCTGGACTTTCTGGAAGATCGCTGGCTAAAGGTTGAAGTGCGGGATCTGGAACTTCGCTGGTTTGTTACCGTGCGCGGTGGAACGCTGCTGGTGAGCGAAAACCAGCAGGAGGACGTCAGCTTTAGCGGCGAGGCCAATGATTTAGTCCTGATTGCTGCTCGTAAGCAGGATCCGGATACGCTGTTTTTCCAACGTCGCCTGGTGATTGAGGGCGATACCGAGCTGGGGCTTTACGTCAAAAACCTGATGGACTCTATCGACTTGGACAGCATGCCCGCACCGTTGCGTATTGGTCTGATGCAGCTTGCCGAATTCGTTGAAGCCGGTTTGAAAGAGGGCGGCGAAGCCACTTCGCACGCGTCTGTATCGTGCTGA
- a CDS encoding YhbP family protein has product MSESSEQALKAICRYLGKQHVVTLCVTEDDGLPWCASCFYAFDADSMSLFLMTETTTRHGRAALNHECVSGTITAQTRNVLLIQGIQYRGRLNLLEGEEAQRARALYLKRFPIARMASAPLWRLTLDDVKMTDNRAGFGTKRLWQRSSEEA; this is encoded by the coding sequence ATGAGCGAGAGCAGTGAACAGGCGCTAAAGGCCATTTGTCGCTATTTGGGCAAGCAGCACGTTGTTACTCTGTGCGTGACTGAAGATGACGGCCTGCCGTGGTGCGCCAGCTGTTTTTACGCCTTTGACGCTGATTCGATGTCGCTGTTTCTGATGACGGAAACCACCACTCGCCACGGGCGGGCGGCGCTGAATCACGAGTGTGTATCGGGAACAATAACCGCGCAAACGCGCAACGTGCTGTTGATTCAGGGGATTCAGTATCGGGGGCGTTTGAACCTGCTGGAAGGTGAAGAAGCTCAGCGGGCGAGAGCGCTCTATCTTAAACGTTTCCCTATTGCCCGAATGGCGTCAGCACCGCTGTGGCGTCTGACCCTTGATGACGTAAAGATGACTGACAACCGCGCGGGCTTTGGCACCAAGCGGCTGTGGCAGCGTTCATCGGAAGAAGCGTAG
- a CDS encoding GNAT family N-acetyltransferase, translating to MLIRVEIPVDAAGIARLLEEAFPGGEEAELVHSLREDGLITLGVVATDDEGGVIGYAAFSPVMVNGEELQWVGLAPLAVAEGYRRQGLGKALVYEGLDSLNEFGYAAVVTLGEPAYYGALGFKNAADAGLWCKWPETEAAFQVYPLADDALLNASGLVSYSEPFDRF from the coding sequence GTGCTGATCCGCGTTGAAATACCCGTTGATGCTGCCGGTATTGCTCGGCTGCTTGAAGAGGCTTTTCCTGGTGGTGAAGAGGCCGAGCTGGTTCATAGCCTTCGGGAAGACGGCCTGATCACGCTTGGCGTGGTTGCGACCGACGACGAGGGTGGCGTAATTGGCTATGCAGCGTTTAGCCCGGTAATGGTCAACGGCGAAGAGCTTCAGTGGGTTGGGCTGGCACCGCTGGCGGTAGCAGAAGGCTATCGCAGGCAGGGGCTTGGCAAAGCGCTGGTGTATGAAGGGCTGGATTCGCTGAACGAGTTTGGCTATGCCGCAGTGGTGACGCTGGGTGAGCCCGCCTACTATGGCGCGCTGGGGTTTAAAAACGCCGCGGACGCAGGGCTGTGGTGCAAGTGGCCGGAAACCGAAGCGGCGTTTCAGGTTTACCCGCTGGCGGATGATGCGCTATTAAACGCATCGGGGCTGGTGTCCTATTCTGAGCCCTTTGATCGCTTTTAA
- a CDS encoding type II toxin-antitoxin system RelE/ParE family toxin — MWVEWTDDAQEELWAIIDYIDDYNSQAAFQLYRDIIAATEALLSYPYRHRQGRVLSTREIVVHPNYIVVYRISDRIEILSVLHAKREYP, encoded by the coding sequence ATGTGGGTTGAATGGACTGATGACGCTCAGGAAGAGCTATGGGCAATTATCGATTACATTGACGATTACAATTCTCAAGCGGCCTTTCAACTTTACAGAGATATTATTGCTGCTACAGAAGCTCTACTTTCTTACCCTTATAGACATCGCCAAGGAAGAGTATTAAGCACGCGGGAAATTGTAGTTCATCCTAACTATATTGTTGTTTATCGAATTTCTGACCGCATTGAAATTCTTAGTGTTCTACATGCAAAGCGGGAGTATCCCTGA
- a CDS encoding tetratricopeptide repeat protein has protein sequence MRVIEARFLLFLLGCLLSPFGVQADESLQEIRAKAEAGDANVQNELGLIYANGKGVAVDHVEAMKWFRLAAEQKHPEAEYCLGVIYKNGLGVPVDYAEAVKWYRLSAEQGYVSGQNNLGVMYYIGRGVAVDYAEAMKWYRLAAEQGHVHAQANLGIAYRNDQNVAADDAEAVKWFRLAAERGDGRSQNYLGYMYESGLGVTTDYAEAVKWYRLAAMQNYALAFSNLAEMYSEGRGVKKNEDKARVLFRLAKDFGGDADKSSPAREAWEIIVDAKNENVNKLLSACQKELTEACL, from the coding sequence ATGCGTGTAATTGAGGCGCGTTTTTTACTTTTTCTGCTCGGCTGCCTATTGTCTCCTTTTGGCGTTCAGGCCGATGAAAGCTTACAGGAAATCAGAGCTAAGGCTGAGGCGGGAGACGCTAACGTCCAGAATGAACTGGGTCTTATATACGCTAACGGCAAAGGCGTTGCCGTCGATCACGTTGAGGCGATGAAGTGGTTCCGTCTGGCGGCGGAGCAGAAACACCCGGAAGCAGAGTATTGTTTAGGCGTTATATACAAAAACGGTCTTGGCGTTCCCGTTGATTATGCTGAGGCGGTGAAGTGGTATCGCCTGTCTGCTGAGCAGGGATATGTGAGCGGTCAGAATAATTTAGGCGTTATGTACTATATTGGCCGGGGTGTTGCCGTTGACTATGCGGAGGCGATGAAGTGGTATCGTTTGGCGGCAGAACAGGGGCATGTGCACGCTCAGGCTAATTTAGGCATTGCGTATCGGAATGACCAAAACGTAGCCGCTGATGACGCTGAGGCAGTGAAATGGTTTCGTCTGGCGGCTGAGCGGGGAGATGGGCGCTCCCAAAATTATTTGGGATATATGTACGAGAGTGGTCTGGGTGTTACCACTGACTATGCTGAGGCGGTGAAATGGTATCGCCTAGCGGCTATGCAAAATTATGCGCTGGCATTTTCTAACCTTGCGGAGATGTACTCGGAGGGGAGAGGCGTCAAGAAAAATGAGGATAAGGCTCGCGTGCTATTTAGGTTGGCAAAGGATTTTGGCGGCGATGCTGACAAGAGCTCACCTGCTCGAGAAGCGTGGGAAATTATAGTGGATGCTAAGAATGAGAACGTAAATAAGCTACTTAGCGCCTGTCAAAAGGAACTCACAGAGGCCTGCCTGTAG